One genomic region from Chthonomonas calidirosea T49 encodes:
- a CDS encoding sulfatase: MTNVILISLDTTRADHLSCYGYHRKTSPHLDQIAAEGVLFTDFFSPHIPTFPGHTTMMTGKDIYAHQITSQATQPEPAQGVRMLAEILQEQGFFTAAADNLGRWFARGFEYIEPYGWDTSNRNELRKGEAVLAAALRVLTRAANQDKPFFLFFHFWDPHTPYLPPPPFSRMFYAGDEKAPNNPSMDAVWEFEAFNRYFAEWMPDVTDIEFPKAQYDAEIAYLDTCLAHLMTHLDALGLSEDTCLVITADHGEELDEHGCWFDHHGLYDTNVHIPLILRCPALLPAGVRIGGLTQMLDLAPTILDILGLSDLAEREGMMGRSLIPLIHSPSSTQRGTTDWIHLTENTWMKKRGIRTATWKLIVPLEIPDLHGRSEIELYDLTNDPGELTNVANTYPEVTEQLKAKLESWVARRVEETGLPDPLPIQPIPLRRIGRMDAALPRDKRLTGEEKEPTGDEKQPEGDFIGYERDETKKTS; encoded by the coding sequence ATGACAAACGTGATTCTCATCAGTCTGGACACTACGCGCGCAGACCACCTCAGCTGCTATGGTTATCATAGAAAAACGAGCCCCCATCTCGATCAGATCGCTGCTGAAGGGGTGCTTTTTACGGATTTCTTTAGTCCGCATATCCCCACCTTCCCCGGCCATACCACCATGATGACCGGAAAGGATATCTATGCGCATCAGATAACAAGCCAGGCCACGCAACCCGAGCCGGCGCAGGGCGTGCGGATGTTGGCGGAAATCTTACAAGAACAAGGGTTTTTTACGGCAGCCGCCGACAATCTAGGGCGCTGGTTTGCCCGAGGTTTCGAGTATATTGAGCCTTACGGTTGGGATACCTCTAATCGCAACGAGCTGCGTAAAGGCGAAGCCGTGTTGGCCGCGGCTCTTCGCGTGCTCACACGCGCAGCTAATCAAGATAAGCCTTTTTTCCTCTTCTTTCACTTCTGGGACCCTCACACCCCTTACCTCCCGCCGCCGCCATTTAGCCGCATGTTCTATGCAGGGGATGAAAAAGCCCCCAATAACCCTAGCATGGATGCAGTTTGGGAGTTTGAAGCCTTCAATCGCTACTTTGCTGAGTGGATGCCGGACGTTACCGATATCGAGTTTCCGAAAGCGCAGTACGATGCCGAGATCGCCTACCTCGATACCTGCCTCGCTCATCTTATGACCCACCTCGACGCCCTCGGATTGAGCGAGGATACCTGCCTTGTCATTACGGCCGACCACGGCGAAGAGCTCGATGAGCACGGCTGTTGGTTCGATCATCACGGCCTGTACGACACAAACGTACACATCCCGCTGATCCTTCGATGCCCTGCACTCTTGCCGGCCGGCGTGCGAATCGGCGGGCTCACACAGATGCTTGACCTCGCCCCCACTATTCTCGACATCCTCGGCTTGAGCGACCTCGCCGAACGCGAGGGCATGATGGGCAGAAGCCTTATTCCGCTCATTCATTCCCCCTCCTCTACCCAACGCGGCACTACCGACTGGATACACCTCACAGAAAACACTTGGATGAAAAAACGAGGCATCCGCACCGCAACGTGGAAGTTAATCGTTCCGCTGGAAATCCCCGACCTCCACGGCCGCTCCGAGATCGAGCTCTACGATCTAACCAACGACCCAGGCGAGCTAACCAACGTGGCCAACACCTATCCGGAAGTGACCGAGCAACTGAAGGCCAAGCTGGAGAGTTGGGTAGCCCGCCGCGTGGAGGAGACAGGGCTGCCCGATCCCTTGCCTATTCAACCCATTCCCCTACGGCGGATTGGGCGCATGGATGCCGCCTTGCCGCGTGATAAACGCCTCACCGGTGAAGAAAAGGAGCCAACAGGCGATGAGAAACAGCCAGAAGGGGATTTCATTGGCTACGAAAGAGACGAAACCAAGAAGACCAGCTAA